Proteins from a genomic interval of Oceanispirochaeta crateris:
- a CDS encoding ABC transporter permease: MLEILTSILVRTIVAGTPLLLGTLGEVVTERAGILNLGIEGMMSLGAVTGFIVTFTTGNPWLGMIAAIIVGALFSLIHAFVTISLRANQVVSGLALTMLGLGLSGLWGKPFIGRPLETKMSAIAIPGLSKIPVIGKVLFYQDAYFYLSVLLGVIVWFIMKYTKLGITIRSVGENPKAAETLGINVGLIKYACVMVGGAFAGMAGAHLSTAYSKSWIEGMTSGRGWIVIALTIFALWEPSKAFLGAYVFGGIFVIQYVLQPLGISPNLLAMLPYLTTLGVLLFYGMSSKGKRKMSAPATLGEPYIRGSR, from the coding sequence ATGCTTGAAATATTAACATCGATCCTGGTGCGTACTATTGTAGCGGGAACGCCTCTTCTTCTGGGAACCCTGGGAGAAGTTGTCACAGAACGCGCTGGCATACTGAACCTCGGAATAGAGGGTATGATGTCCCTGGGTGCTGTAACGGGTTTTATTGTTACATTTACAACAGGGAATCCCTGGTTGGGAATGATTGCCGCGATAATTGTCGGTGCTTTGTTCTCATTGATCCATGCCTTTGTCACTATCAGTCTGAGAGCAAATCAGGTTGTTTCCGGTTTGGCATTGACAATGCTGGGTCTTGGATTAAGCGGTCTTTGGGGAAAACCTTTCATTGGTCGTCCTCTGGAAACAAAAATGTCAGCCATTGCCATTCCCGGTCTTTCCAAGATTCCGGTTATAGGCAAAGTTCTGTTCTACCAGGATGCCTACTTTTACCTTTCTGTGTTACTGGGGGTTATTGTCTGGTTCATCATGAAATATACCAAACTGGGCATCACCATAAGATCTGTAGGTGAGAATCCTAAAGCAGCTGAAACACTGGGGATCAATGTAGGTCTAATCAAATATGCCTGCGTTATGGTGGGCGGTGCTTTTGCCGGAATGGCCGGAGCACACCTGTCTACAGCCTACAGCAAGTCCTGGATAGAGGGGATGACATCAGGACGAGGCTGGATCGTCATTGCCCTGACAATATTTGCCCTGTGGGAGCCGTCAAAAGCCTTCCTGGGGGCCTATGTATTTGGAGGCATCTTTGTCATCCAATACGTATTGCAACCTCTGGGGATATCCCCGAACCTTCTGGCCATGCTTCCTTATCTGACGACCCTGGGAGTACTGCTGTTTTATGGAATGAGCAGCAAGGGGAAACGCAAAATGAGTGCCCCGGCAACCCTGGGAGAACCCTATATCAGGGGCAGTCGTTAA